CTTATCAGAATAATTTATTAGATGTGGTTGCAAAAGATCATTGGTCTGAAGATAATAGAAACTTATATGCTTTCTGGCCAAGATTGAGTGATAAACTTGTAGAGAATAATAATCAGACATCAACCTGGTGGATGCGTGATGGTTCATTTTTAAGATTAAAATCTATAGAAATCGGATATAATGCCCCTAAAAGCTTTAATACCAAACTTGGTTTACAAGATCTGAGGATTTACATTAACGGAAGTAATCTTGCCGTTTGGAGCGCTTTTAAGATGTGGGATCCGGAAATGGGCGGAAATGGTTTAGGATACCCAATTCAGTCGGTTTATAATATAGGTCTTAAGGTTAATTTTTAAAAAGATAAAATCATGAAAATTAAAAATATAATTTCAGTAAAAATAAGCCTTCAGAAAGGAAGAACGTTTTTTGGGATAATAATGGCGATGCTTTGTTTGGCAGGCTTACAATCATGTGAGAAAGATTTTCTGGATGTAGTTCCAGATAATGTGACAACATTAGAAAATGCTTTTAAATTAAGAAATGAAGCTCAAAAATATTTATTTACCTGTTATTCTTATATTCCTAAGAATGGAGACGGGGTGTATAATATTGGGATGCTGGCCGGAGATGAAACATGGGTTGCGCCAAATCGTGCAGCTATAACAAGTTATGCTTTTAATATTGCAACCGGTACGCAAAGAAAAGCAAGCCCGTATATGAATGCCTGGGAAGGATATTATCAAGGAGCAGGACCTGGAGATCTTTATCCACTTTTTGATGGAATCAGACACTGTAATGTTTTTCTCGAAAATGTAGAAAACAGAAGCAAAGTGGCAGATTTATCTGAGGCAGAACGTTTGAGATGGATTGGCGAGGTTAAATTTTTAAAAGCATATTATCATTATTACTTAATGCGAATGTATGGACCAATTCCGGTGATTCGTGTTAGTTTGCCTATCGATGCCCCTGTAGAACAAATACAGGTGGAAAGAGAGCCGATTGATACAACAGTTGATTATTTGGTCAGTTTATTAGACGAGGCTGCGATAGCACTGCCTACTCAAATTGCAGATACGCAAAATGAACTCGGAAGAATTACTAAACCAGTAGTTTTAGGAATTAAGGCAGAATTACTGCTTATGGCTGCAAGTCCGCTATTTAATGGAAATTCTGATATGGCAGGATTTAATACAAAAAACGGGACACCATTGTTTAATACAACTTATGATGAAAACAAATGGAAAAAAGCAGCAAATGCAGCTAAAGAAGCTATAATAGCTGCAGAAAGTGGAGGTCATAAAATTTTCTATAAAAACGATATTGCATTTACTATTTCACAGACAGCTAAAACTAAGCTTGATATAACACAGGCAGTAACAGAACCCTGGAATGATGAGGTTATCTGGGCAAATCCTAATAGCCGTACTTACGAGCTGCAGCGACTTTGCATGATGCCTCTGGATAATACTATTACGCATACCCGCGCCAGAAAGGTGCTTTCGCCTACAATTGAATCTGCTTCTAATTTTTATACTAAAAACGGAGTACCTATAGAAGAGGATAAAACTTTAACATTTGGAGATATTACTGAGATAAAAGAAGCCACTGCAGCAGATAAATTCGATATTAAAGAAGGCTACCGCACTTCAATTTTAAATTTTAACAGAGAACCTCGTTTTTATGCTGATTTAGGTTTCGACGGAGCTATTTTCTATAAATATGACAGCGGTTCTGATGAAACTAAATATTATATCAAAGCAAAATACCAGGATTATGCAGGAAGTGCAGATGCCTTTGATTTTAATATTACAGGTTACTATATAAAAAAACTGGTGAATTGGGAACAACATTTTGGAAACGGAAGTTTATATAAAGAATATGCCTGGCCAGAACTGCGTTTGGCTGATTTATATTTAATGTATGCCGAAGCTCTAAATGAAGCGGATGGAATAGCAGCTTCAGGTGAAGTACTGAAATATCTGGATATTATACGTAAACGTGCAGGATTAAAAGGAGTCGTGGAATCCTGGACTAATTTTTCAATAAATCCCGGAAAATATACTACTAAGGAAGGTATGCGTGAAATTATTCACAGAGAACGCAGCATCGAAATGGCTTATGAAGGGAAGAATTACTGGGATATCAGAAGATGGAAAAAAGCAAATCAGGAATTTAATGAACCTGTAAAAGGCTGGAATGTTTTTGGGGTAACAGAAGGAGCCTATTATCAGGTAAGAACTTTAAATCAACAGCGTTTCGTAGCTCCCAGAGACTATTTTTGGCCAATTGATGAAACAACAATTATTCAAAATCCAAATCTGATCCAAAATCCAGGTTGGTAAAAACATAAAAAATAATAATTATGAAACGAATTATAAAATCATTCACAAGAATATTTGTAATGTCATTAATTCTGGCTATTGTGTCCTGTAATGAGAATCAGGAGCCGGAACCTTTGGAAAGCAATTCAAATGGACCTGCTGTAGTAACTAATGTTGTAGTGCAGAATTTACAGGGAAAAGCAAGACTCACATATACATTGCCTTCGGACGATGACCTGTTGTATGTTGTGGCGAGATACACGTTAGAAAATGGAAGGCCTATGGAAGTTAAATCTTCCTATTATTCTAATTCTATGCTTTTAGAAGGTTTTGCCGGACAGTCTACAACTGAGGTTAAAATTTATGCTGTTAATAAAAGCGAAACAGAATCTAAACCTGTGACGGTTACCGTTGCACCTTCAAAAGCACCAATCTTTGATATTTTTGATTCTTTAAATGTTAAGCCGGACTTTGGAGGTATTCGCATTACTGCTGATAATATAACAAAGGAAGAAATAGGTATTTTAGTGATGCAAAAAGACCTGAAAGGCGACTGGGTACCATTGCCTACAAGTATCTATACTTCGGTAGATCATATTGGACGGAGTTTGAGAGGTATGGAACCTGTCAAACAAGATTTTGCTATAGTTGTAAGGGATAAATGGCTCAATTATACAGATACTTTATTTACTAATATTGAACCGCTTTTTGAAGTTATGATGCCAAAATCGGCTTTTGTAACCCTGCATCTTAATAATGACACCAAAACAATTGATAATGCTTACCCGGTTACCAATTTGTGGGATGGGCAATTTTTAGAATACTGGGGTTCTTATTTTACCGACAGAACGGTAGATGTGGGCAATCATTTAGTGACTTTTGATATCGGAAAGATGACTAAGTTAAGCCGTATGCGAATGTGGAATTTCTCAGAACCTATTGGAGGCCAAAGGATGTATTATTATTTGGGCGCTGTTAAAAAGTTTAGAATATGGGGAAGTAATACTTTAAACGACGGTACTCTGGATAGTAATTGGACGTTGATGGGAGAGTATGAAATCAAGAAACCTTCCGGCCTGCCTTATGGGCAGGAAAATAACGATGACCTTTTAGCCGCAAGAGATGGTGCCGATTATGAAATTGCTTTAGAAAAACCTGCTGTCCGATACCTTAGAATTGAATGTTTAGAAAACTGGGTAGGAGGTAAATTTATGGCTATTTCTGAAGTTCAGGTATATGGTAATCCTAATTTTTAATCCTAAAAACAAAAACAATGAAAAATTTAAGAAATATTTTAATCGCAGTTTTTGTGGTTTTGTCAGCTCTCATTATAAATTCATGTACAAGCGGTGATGAGTATCTGAAGTTTACCGAAGGTGGTGCGATTTCGTATACAGGAAAAATAGATTCATTAAAATTATTTCCCGGAAGAAACCGTATAGAAGTACAAGGGCTGATCATATCAGACCCAAAGGTTAAAGAACTTCGAATTTATTGGAATAATAAAAAAGATTCAGTTGTTGTACCCATTGCCAGAACTTCCGGAATAGATGAGGTTTCAAAAATTATAGACAATTTAGCAGAGAATATATATAATTTTGAATTTAGGACCTTTGATGCAAAAGGGAATTCGTCAATAGCAGTAACAGCTTCAGCAGAGGTGTATGGAGACCGTTATATAAATTCATTAATCAACAGGCCAATTCTTAATTATTCACTTGTTGGAAGTGATTTTAAGGTCAATTTTATAAATTTAAATACAGATTCAGGAGCTTTAGGAACAGAAATAGAATATACTGACTCTTCTGATGAGTTAAAAACGGTCTTTACGGATATTAGCAAAACGAATGTAGTAATAAATGATTTTAAGTCTGGTTCAACTTACAGATACAGAACTCTTTATAAGCCAGTTCCAAAATCAATTGATACTTTTTATTCGGCATATAAAAGTGTTAAACCTGTACAGACTCCAGTTTTACTGAATGCCAAACAGCCTTTTGCTTATTCATCATACAACGGAGTGAGATGGGGAGTACTTGCAGACTGGACCACAAATACTGCGGCCAAAAATCATGATGGATATGGAGGATATGATGGAGGATGCTGTGGAAAAGCAAATAGTGCTACTGTGAATTTTGAATCAGGCTGGGGATCACCTGGAATAACTAACGGAAAACTGTATCAAACAGTTACTGCTGTCCCTGCAACATACCAGTTAAAAGTTACTGTATTTGAATCCAATCATGAACAAAATGATCCAGGCGGATTTTATATAATTGTTTCTAAGGGAAATGTAGAATTGCCAAATGTAGAATCTGTTACGACTAACACTGAGGTTTTAAAATACAAAAGGGTTCTTAGCAACGGAATAGGAAATACAGAATATATTTTAGAGTTTACTATAGATCAAACTACACCAATTACTGTTGGAGTAACCACTTCACAACCAGACTGGGGAAGGTTTTGTACCATAAGCTCTTTTGAGATTTTAGCAAAATAAGTTTTTTAAAAACACTATTGTCTAATTTTAGGCAATAGTGTTTTTATTTTTAGGCTTTTTTACTATTTCTACAGATATGAATTTAATTTAATTGACTAATCTGATTTCGGTATTCTCCTGGAGTAATGCTCACAATCTGTTTGAATATTTTTGAAAAGTGAGGCAAATTCGAAAATCCGGTGTCCAGCGCAATCTCCAGAAAAGTTTTATTGGTAGTAGCGATTAAATATTGGGCTCTTTCAATTTTTTTTTCATGAATATAATGCAAAGGTCTTTGACCGGTATGGAGCATGAATTGCTTTGAAAAATAATCCTGATTCTGATTTACCCTTTTAGCCAATTGTGCGACAGTAAGATTTTCCTTTAAGTGAATTTGGATATAGCTCATGGTGTCGAGTATTTTAGACGAAGTAATTTGAGACTGATTGGTTTTAAAATCATGATTACTTAAAAAACGGGATATAAGCTGAAGGATAATACCTTGGTTTTCAAACTTAAGATGCGTCTTCATGGCATCATTTAGCGAAGTGTATTCTTTATAATAACTTTCTCTTTCATATACTTTTGGATTGTCCGATCTGTTGATTCCTCTTCCCGGATTAATTTGAAGCATTTTTTTGATAAGTATGATATCAATTTCAGTAGCTGGAAGTTTCATCACGCTTCTATTATTGTTAAACAAGGAAATACCGTCAGCAGACTCTTCAAAAAACTGGATGAAAAACTGACTCAGATATTCATCACATTTCAGGTTGCATATTGTAAAACTTGGGATGAGATATAAAAAACCAGGCTCTAAAATTAATTCGTCATAACTGTCAGAAATAGAGCCTATTCCCTCATCGATGTAATACAAGCGATAGTAAGGACTAACCACATTGTAGTAATTCCATTTGTTATTAAGTTTAACATAGTCAATATGCAGTAATGAAAAAGAATATTTGAAGATATTTTTAGACATGGAATAGGTGTAAATCGTTTTTCGGTAATAAAAAATCGTTTTTAGATAAAAGTATATATATTCTCTAAGCTATATTTGTGATAAATATAGTTATTAAAAAATAGTAGATAACTAATTTTATTTCTAAAATATATGTAATAATAAAAAAATACGATTTGTTTTCGTGATAAAATTAAATAAATCATGAAATAAATAAATCGGAAATATATAATTTATTTTCTCTAAAATATATTAAGATGAACAGAAGAAATGCTTTAAAGTTAGGGATGTCGGCTTTAGCGGGAGTTTACTTATCTCCATTATTGAGTCAAACCCGATTATTTAGTAATGTTCCGTTGCCAATCGATGGCCCTTTTCAGCCTACGTGGGATTCGCTTGAAAAGTATCAGGTGCCGGATTGGTTTCGGGATGCTAAATTTGGAATGTGGGCACATTGGGGGCCTCAATGCGAACCTGAAGCCGGAGACTGGTACGGAAGAGGGATGTATGAAGAAGGTTCAAGGCAATATAAATTTCATGTTGAAAAATATGGGCATCCGTCAAAATTTGGATTTAAAGATATAATCAATATCTGGAAAGCAGACAACTGGAATCCGCAGGAGCTGGTTGACTTATATAAAGATGCCGGAGCCAAATATTTTATGGCAATGGCTAATCATCACGATAATCTGGATTTGTATGACAGTAAGTTTCAGCCAGACTGGAATTCTACGAAAATGGGGCCAAAAAAAGACATCATAGCCGGATGGGAAAAAGCGGCACGTAAAGCAAACCTTCCTTTTGCAGTAAGTATTCATGCAGCACACGCATGGAATTGGTTTGATACTGCACAGGGTGCTGATAAAAATGGTCCTTTAGCAGGAATTCCGTATGATGGCCGTCTGAAGAAGGAAGACGGAAAAGGAACCTGGTGGGAAGGTCTTGATCCGCAGGATTTATATGCTCAAAATCATCCGTTAAGCGAAAAACCTTCAGGTGATTCATCCGTTCACAGCCAATGGGATTGGGGAGACGGAGCTTCAGTACCTACATCGGCATATTCTGAAAAGTTTTATAACAGGACAATCGATCTGATCCAAAAGTATAATCCCGATATGCTTTATTTTGATGATACAGCTTTACCATTATGGCCTGTGAGTGACGCAGGTTTGCGAATAGTAGCACATATGTACAATAAGAGTCTGAAAAAAAATAAAACTGTCCAGGCGGTTATTACAGGCAAAATACTAACAGAGCAGCAGCGTAAAGCTATAGTGTGGGATATTGAAAAAGGACAAAGTAATGAAATTGAGCCTTTGCCGTGGCAAACGGATACTTGTATTGGAAACTGGCATTATGACCGTGGGGTTTATAACGAAAAGCGTTATAAATCAGCTAAAACAGTAATTCATACTTTAATAGATGTAGTGAGTAAAAACGGAAATCTGATGCTTAATATTCCGGTAAGGGGGGATGGAAGTATAGATGAATTAGAACGTGCGATTGTAAAAGAAGTTGGAGTTTGGATGAAAGCCAACAGTAAAAGTATTTATGGTACAAGACCGTGGAAAATATTCGGTGAAGGACCACAACAGGCTAGTGCCGGAGCATTA
The Flavobacterium flavigenum genome window above contains:
- a CDS encoding alpha-L-fucosidase, encoding MNRRNALKLGMSALAGVYLSPLLSQTRLFSNVPLPIDGPFQPTWDSLEKYQVPDWFRDAKFGMWAHWGPQCEPEAGDWYGRGMYEEGSRQYKFHVEKYGHPSKFGFKDIINIWKADNWNPQELVDLYKDAGAKYFMAMANHHDNLDLYDSKFQPDWNSTKMGPKKDIIAGWEKAARKANLPFAVSIHAAHAWNWFDTAQGADKNGPLAGIPYDGRLKKEDGKGTWWEGLDPQDLYAQNHPLSEKPSGDSSVHSQWDWGDGASVPTSAYSEKFYNRTIDLIQKYNPDMLYFDDTALPLWPVSDAGLRIVAHMYNKSLKKNKTVQAVITGKILTEQQRKAIVWDIEKGQSNEIEPLPWQTDTCIGNWHYDRGVYNEKRYKSAKTVIHTLIDVVSKNGNLMLNIPVRGDGSIDELERAIVKEVGVWMKANSKSIYGTRPWKIFGEGPQQASAGALKAQGFNEGKGKPYTSEDIRFVQKDKKLFATVMDWPENGSVLIKSLGKDAGYYSNSIKQVKLVSTGQKLKFAQHKNGLEVHFPNQKPEASFANALEIV
- a CDS encoding helix-turn-helix domain-containing protein — its product is MSKNIFKYSFSLLHIDYVKLNNKWNYYNVVSPYYRLYYIDEGIGSISDSYDELILEPGFLYLIPSFTICNLKCDEYLSQFFIQFFEESADGISLFNNNRSVMKLPATEIDIILIKKMLQINPGRGINRSDNPKVYERESYYKEYTSLNDAMKTHLKFENQGIILQLISRFLSNHDFKTNQSQITSSKILDTMSYIQIHLKENLTVAQLAKRVNQNQDYFSKQFMLHTGQRPLHYIHEKKIERAQYLIATTNKTFLEIALDTGFSNLPHFSKIFKQIVSITPGEYRNQISQLN
- a CDS encoding DUF4998 domain-containing protein is translated as MKNLRNILIAVFVVLSALIINSCTSGDEYLKFTEGGAISYTGKIDSLKLFPGRNRIEVQGLIISDPKVKELRIYWNNKKDSVVVPIARTSGIDEVSKIIDNLAENIYNFEFRTFDAKGNSSIAVTASAEVYGDRYINSLINRPILNYSLVGSDFKVNFINLNTDSGALGTEIEYTDSSDELKTVFTDISKTNVVINDFKSGSTYRYRTLYKPVPKSIDTFYSAYKSVKPVQTPVLLNAKQPFAYSSYNGVRWGVLADWTTNTAAKNHDGYGGYDGGCCGKANSATVNFESGWGSPGITNGKLYQTVTAVPATYQLKVTVFESNHEQNDPGGFYIIVSKGNVELPNVESVTTNTEVLKYKRVLSNGIGNTEYILEFTIDQTTPITVGVTTSQPDWGRFCTISSFEILAK
- a CDS encoding RagB/SusD family nutrient uptake outer membrane protein encodes the protein MKIKNIISVKISLQKGRTFFGIIMAMLCLAGLQSCEKDFLDVVPDNVTTLENAFKLRNEAQKYLFTCYSYIPKNGDGVYNIGMLAGDETWVAPNRAAITSYAFNIATGTQRKASPYMNAWEGYYQGAGPGDLYPLFDGIRHCNVFLENVENRSKVADLSEAERLRWIGEVKFLKAYYHYYLMRMYGPIPVIRVSLPIDAPVEQIQVEREPIDTTVDYLVSLLDEAAIALPTQIADTQNELGRITKPVVLGIKAELLLMAASPLFNGNSDMAGFNTKNGTPLFNTTYDENKWKKAANAAKEAIIAAESGGHKIFYKNDIAFTISQTAKTKLDITQAVTEPWNDEVIWANPNSRTYELQRLCMMPLDNTITHTRARKVLSPTIESASNFYTKNGVPIEEDKTLTFGDITEIKEATAADKFDIKEGYRTSILNFNREPRFYADLGFDGAIFYKYDSGSDETKYYIKAKYQDYAGSADAFDFNITGYYIKKLVNWEQHFGNGSLYKEYAWPELRLADLYLMYAEALNEADGIAASGEVLKYLDIIRKRAGLKGVVESWTNFSINPGKYTTKEGMREIIHRERSIEMAYEGKNYWDIRRWKKANQEFNEPVKGWNVFGVTEGAYYQVRTLNQQRFVAPRDYFWPIDETTIIQNPNLIQNPGW
- a CDS encoding DUF5000 domain-containing lipoprotein, producing the protein MKRIIKSFTRIFVMSLILAIVSCNENQEPEPLESNSNGPAVVTNVVVQNLQGKARLTYTLPSDDDLLYVVARYTLENGRPMEVKSSYYSNSMLLEGFAGQSTTEVKIYAVNKSETESKPVTVTVAPSKAPIFDIFDSLNVKPDFGGIRITADNITKEEIGILVMQKDLKGDWVPLPTSIYTSVDHIGRSLRGMEPVKQDFAIVVRDKWLNYTDTLFTNIEPLFEVMMPKSAFVTLHLNNDTKTIDNAYPVTNLWDGQFLEYWGSYFTDRTVDVGNHLVTFDIGKMTKLSRMRMWNFSEPIGGQRMYYYLGAVKKFRIWGSNTLNDGTLDSNWTLMGEYEIKKPSGLPYGQENNDDLLAARDGADYEIALEKPAVRYLRIECLENWVGGKFMAISEVQVYGNPNF